A region of Helicobacter sp. 12S02232-10 DNA encodes the following proteins:
- a CDS encoding AEC family transporter, which yields MLLALYGVFAFIGLGYFAKTMRMVGNKQSGILLGFLLNFALPAQIFTGIYHVELDVKLILIMLIALSCSLIGGGAMYFFAKRILKRDKNTTIAMAFLTTLGNTLFLGVPLVQGALGQEYANKAILYDQICTAIPLATLTPLIMSLGGKGVFSIRAITMRLSQNPLFLALIVGLVFKFMPFSIEEWIFIPIRQLGACATPVALFAIGVQISIGDIKTEWKNTFFVLSWGMLIVPALVFLFIKLSGVAINDTWRMALLESAMPPLISSAAVIMRAGLNNKIAVSSVAFGIFASALTIPMWLRLTYL from the coding sequence ATGCTATTAGCTTTGTATGGGGTCTTTGCGTTTATCGGATTGGGCTATTTTGCAAAAACGATGCGTATGGTTGGCAATAAACAAAGCGGGATTCTTTTGGGATTTTTGCTCAATTTTGCCCTGCCTGCACAAATCTTTACAGGTATTTATCACGTTGAACTTGATGTCAAGCTGATCCTTATTATGTTGATAGCATTAAGTTGTTCTCTGATTGGTGGGGGCGCAATGTATTTTTTTGCCAAAAGAATACTAAAAAGAGACAAGAATACTACGATTGCAATGGCATTTTTGACTACTTTGGGAAATACTCTGTTTTTGGGCGTTCCCCTAGTACAAGGTGCATTGGGTCAAGAATATGCAAATAAAGCGATTTTATACGACCAAATATGTACAGCCATCCCATTGGCAACGCTTACACCCTTGATTATGAGTTTGGGAGGCAAGGGAGTTTTCAGTATTAGAGCAATCACAATGAGATTATCTCAAAATCCGCTTTTCTTGGCTTTGATTGTAGGGTTGGTTTTTAAATTTATGCCTTTTTCAATCGAAGAATGGATTTTTATTCCCATCAGGCAACTTGGAGCTTGTGCAACACCAGTAGCCTTATTTGCTATAGGTGTTCAAATCAGCATTGGGGATATTAAGACTGAGTGGAAAAACACTTTTTTCGTCTTATCTTGGGGAATGCTTATCGTCCCTGCTTTAGTATTCTTATTCATCAAATTAAGCGGAGTTGCAATAAATGATACTTGGAGAATGGCACTCTTAGAATCAGCAATGCCTCCATTAATTAGCTCAGCAGCTGTGATTATGAGGGCAGGATTGAACAACAAAATAGCTGTAAGCTCTGTGGCATTTGGAATATTTGCCAGCGCATTGACTATACCGATGTGGTTGCGACTGACTTATTTATAA